From a region of the Macrobrachium nipponense isolate FS-2020 chromosome 3, ASM1510439v2, whole genome shotgun sequence genome:
- the LOC135222490 gene encoding LOW QUALITY PROTEIN: uncharacterized protein LOC135222490 (The sequence of the model RefSeq protein was modified relative to this genomic sequence to represent the inferred CDS: deleted 1 base in 1 codon), translated as PQRRIALAAVLINLYGTTTVFIILISGMMVAMGVPLSTCEVVLIVGCVFIPLTWLGTPKDFWQTAVIAVVSTVFACVTILVMVYLEKASLPDPWYPNPTPVSLSLGFAAILFAFSGAAVFPTIQNDMQDRAQFGKSVILTFITILCLYLPLAVSGYVIFGDDVKDNILLSVTMGVATKIAISLQIINLLSSYIVSFNPVAQSLEETLHVPNKFGWKRVLLRSSLVVGQILIGLAIPSFSKILNLIGGSCVTLCTFVYPPLMYMKLMDMEGPWPKKEIPLWERIYLIEIMIVGIIGGVCSTISALAAILAPGSFAETCFTNFYGEVQ; from the exons ccccaaagacGGATAGCCCTGGCCGCCGTGCTCATCAATCTGTACGGCACGACGACTGTCTTCATCATCCTGATCTCGGGGATGATGGTTGCCATGGGCGTGCCCCTGTCGACCTGCGAAGTGGTCTTGATTGTTGGGTGCGTCTTCATACCCCTGACGTGGTTAGGAACCCCAAAAGATTTCTG GCAGACAGCCGTCATTGCAGTAGTATCCACCGTCTTTGCCTGCGTGACTATTTTGGTAATGGTTTACTTGGAAAAAGCAAGCCTTCCTGATCCCTGGTACCCGAACCCGACACCCGTCAGCCTCTCGCTAGGATTCGCGGCCATCCTCTTCGCCTTCAGTGGGGCTGCCGTCTTCCCCACCATTCAAAACGACATGCAGGACAGGGCTCAGTTTGGCAAGAGTGTCATTCTGACCTTCATCA CTATCCTGTGTTTATACCTGCCCCTAGCCGTGTCGGGTTACGTCATCTTCGGAGATGATGTCAAAGACAACATTCTGCTCTCTGTCACCATGGGAGTCGCGACTAAGATAGCCATCTCACTTCAGATCATTAATCTCCTGAGTTCGTACATCGTCAGTTTTAACCCGGTGGCCCAGTCACTGGAGGAAACGCTCCACGTACCCAATA AATTCGGCTGGAAACGGGTCCTCCTTAGGTCTAGCCTCGTCGTCGGCCAGATACTGATCGGTCTGGCCATCCCGAGTTTCAGCAAGATCCTCAACCTGATCGGAGGCTCCTGTGTCACTCTGTGCACCTTCGTGTATCCGCCTCTCATGTACATGAAGCTCATGGATATGGAAGGCCCTTGGCCCAAGAA GGAAATCCCGCTGTGGGAGCGGATCTACCTGATCGAAATCATGATCGTGGGCATCATC GGTGGGGTGTGTTCCACCATCTCGGCCCTGGCCGCCATCTTGGCACCCGGCTCCTTCGCAGAGACCTGCTTCACCAACTTCTACGGCGAAGTCCAGTGA